The genomic DNA AATAACATTTTTTACATGCATATGAAGTAACAGCTTAACAATGGCAATCCCAGCAGCACCAGCACCATTTACAACGATTTGTACATCTTCAATTTTTTTATTTGTTAACTTAAGTGCATTAATTAGGCCAGCAATCGTTACAATAGCTGTACCGTGTTGATCATCATGGAAAACAGGAATATCACAAGATTTTCTTAGACGCTCCTCAATTTCAAAGCATTGAGGTGCTGCAATATCTTCTAAGTTTATCCCACCAAAATTTGGTTCTAATAATTTAACAACCTCAACAATCTTATCCGGATTATTAGTGTTTAAACAAATAGGAAAAGCATCGATCTCAGCAAATGATTTGAAAAGTAAAGCTTTTCCCTCCATCACTGGCATAGCTGCTTTAGGTCCAATATTCCCAAGACCTAATACTGCAGTTCCATCAGATATTACCCCAACTAGATTCCCTTTCATTGTATAATCATATACTTTGCTTTCATCTTTATAAATCTCTAAGCATGGCTCAGCAACACCTGGTGAGTAAGCGAGACTTAAATCTGTTGAATTTTGTACTTTAATTTTAGAATAAACACCAATCTTCCCCTGTTTTTCTTTATGCATTTTTAATGCTTCATTCCGTAAAGGTGACATATAATTTCGCTCCTATAATTAAGTTAAGAATTAATTAAATCAATATTTTATTAACTCTATCTTAAACTTGATATTGTATGATATAAGTAAGACTTCTAATATAATCATTATTTATTTTTATAAC from Bacillus basilensis includes the following:
- a CDS encoding NADP-dependent malic enzyme yields the protein MSPLRNEALKMHKEKQGKIGVYSKIKVQNSTDLSLAYSPGVAEPCLEIYKDESKVYDYTMKGNLVGVISDGTAVLGLGNIGPKAAMPVMEGKALLFKSFAEIDAFPICLNTNNPDKIVEVVKLLEPNFGGINLEDIAAPQCFEIEERLRKSCDIPVFHDDQHGTAIVTIAGLINALKLTNKKIEDVQIVVNGAGAAGIAIVKLLLHMHVKNVILCDTKGIIYEQRPIGMNALKEEIARITNIEQKRGTLAEALIDADVFIGVSAADVVDEDMIRSMNHNPIIFALANPTPEIMPNKAKIAGALVVGTGRSDFPNQVNNVLAFPGVFRGALDVQAKEINEEMKLAAVYAIAELISEEELHVNYVIPNPFDPRVVPHVAYAVARAAVETGVSRKNISMSEIKNNLFRLTKEVNILK